CCTTGTAACATGCTTTTATTATTTAAAGACAGGGATGAATATGAGAAAAATTTGCTTGATTTTCTTTGTTAGCTTAGGTTTGATTATTTTCCTGGATGAGATTTTTGCAGGAACAATCAAGCTGAGTTGGGATCCTGTCAGTGATGGCAGCGTTGCTGGTTACAAAGTTTATTTTGGGTACGAATCTGGAATTTACACCTATAGCAATGATGTCGGAAACGTCACGACTTATACTCTAACAAATTTACAGGATTGCACAAAGCACTATATTGCTGTTACATCATATGACTTCTATGGTAATGAAAGCGGTTATTCAAATGAAGTATCCGGATGGCCGAAACCAATTCTTGAAAAAATACTGGATGCTTCCGGAAGCAGTATCGTTTCAAGTGCAGTACAAGGCGAAACAATTCAGGTCTATTTTAAAGGTACCAACTTTGACGAAGGTGCAAAACCTCAGTTCAATCCAGGTAATGATATTATTGTAGAATTCCAGAGAAATAGCTGTGATGAGATTATGGCTTACATCACACCGGATCCGCAAACCGGGTCTGGGGAAAAGCCCGCAGAATTAGGATTCCGTGAGGTAATTATCACCAATTCAGATAGCATAAAGAGCTCCCCCATAAATTTCGAGATCAAACTCAATGAAAATCTTCTGGATACAGATAACGATGGAAGAATAGATGGATATGATTTAACCACGTTAGCCATTCATTTTGGGACGCAAGAAGGGGATAATAATTACGAACCATCAGTAGACTTTAACGGTGATGGATGGATCGACGGTGATGACCTTGCCCTCCTGTCATCGCATTTTGGCGAGAATGTCTAATGAAATGACGCAAATGTTGTTTCATTTCAGGAATGATTAATCTGAAAGCTTCAAGGAGAGAAAAGGGAAGCAATGACATCAAGACTTAGTCTTATGGAGAGAATTATGAAATTTTTCATCTGGTTTCCATTAGTTGGGATTCTTCTTACTTTAGGATGTGGAGGTGGCGGTGATGTGATCACTCAGTCAATCGTGGCTTCCTTCACGGCGGCTAAATCAACTCCGGACGCGATGGACGTGACTCTCCAGAAGAAATCAGTCAGTGGGGATAGCTTTACTGTCGATGTCGTCATCACGGATGTAAACGGTGTCTATTCTGCGGCCTTTGATCTAGTCTACGATGGAACCATTCTTGATTATCTGAACTCCACGGAGGGAAACTTTCTCAAGAAAGATGGAGCCAGCACGAGTTTTATTGTGGACCCACAGACAGGAAGGCTGGTTGTCGGGGCTTCCAGGCTCGGCCAGGTAGGTGGCGTTGATGCTGTTGGAAACGAAGTCCTGATGAGCATTGCCTTCAAAGTCAGGAAAACCGGCTCTACATCGATCTCCTTCGAGAACAGCTCTCTCCTGGATGCCAATGTCACTTCCATTCAGGGAGTGGAGTGGTTTGGTGGAACAGCTTCCGGAAGCTAAAAGGAAACCTCCCATTTTCTAATCTGTTCCTCTGCTGACAGGTTTTCAAAACTCTTGACCTTAAGAATCCTTCCCTATAATCATCTAGCCATTCCTGCTTTTTGTTCTATTCTGTTAATGGTGTAGCTTGACTATTTGCTATTCTGGCTATAAATTTCATTATTGTAATTAACGCATGCTTGCTAATATAATCAGTTCTTAAAATAAAAGATCAGGCCTTGAGAGTTTGGTAACGAAGGAAAAAGCGATCACTGATGGAGAGCAGTAAGAATAGAGATCTGGGAAGAAAGATGGTGGAAAGAGGCGATGATTTCTTCAAGGCAGTCATCGACGGGATGCAATGCGGATTTATATCGATTGACAGCAGTGGGAATGTCGTCAAGATAAATGAGATCGCAAAGAGGATCCTGGGATTGGAGGGAAAGACTTTTTCAGGAAAAAGGTTTTCAGAAACTGAAGCTACCGGATCAGGGCATCTGGAAGGGGTTCATATAAAGAACCTTCTTGAACCTTTCCCGCATCTGTCCAAGATCATGCTGGAATCCTGCCACATGTCGACCCTTCCCAACAGGGATGAAACGGAGATCCAGCTTGAGGGAAAGGGGAAGAAGAAGATCGGTTTCACCATCTCTCTCGTGAAGAATCGAAATGGGCGTGACATCGGCTGTTCCATGTTTTTCAAGGACCTCACGAAGATCGAGGAGATGGAGGAACAGGAACACCTCAAGGAGAGACTGGCGGCTCTTGGACATATGTCCGCCAGCCTTGCACATGAGCTGAGGAACCCCCTCGCCGCCATAGAGGTTAACGCTTCCTACCTGAAAAGAATGTTGAGACAGAACGGAGAGGCAGCGTCCATTATCGACGGGATTATCTCAGACATCACCAGGCTAAAGACGACGATCAATGACAGCCTCTCTTTCGTGAAACCTCTAGACGTCAACATGGAGCCGTGCCGGATAGAAGATCTCATCGGGAAAGCCATATCTTCCTCGCTTACAAAGCATGATCAGGAAAGGATAGAAATCAGGAAAAGATACCTTAATAGGTTTACCCCGCTTCTTCTGGATGCCGATCTTCTGGTCAAGGCGCTCATCAATATCCTGAGAAATGCTGTGGAAGCCATGGAGGGGAGCGGAACCATATACATCGAGCTGAGCAATACGGGCGGATCATACGATGCAGCGTCGGAACGTGAACATCTGCGTGGTCAAGGGGCAACTGCAAAGGATCAGAAATACGTCATCATCAGGATCAGAGACACCGGTAAAGGGATTCCGGGCGAAGTCATCGATAAGATCTTTTATCCATTTTTCACGACGAAAGAGAAGGGTTCCGGGCTGGGGCTCTCCTTTACCAAGAAAGTTGTGGATGCCCATAAGGGGATCATAGATGTTGAGAGCAGGGTCGGCTCCGGAACGATCTTCACCATCCGCTTACCCATCATATCTGGTGACAGGAAGAAATGAGGAGGACGTTCCATGAAGAAGATACTGATTGCAGAGGATGAGAAGAACCTGAGAGAGGGGATTGCGAGAGCGCTCATGCAGGCAGGCTGGGATGTTGTCGAGGCCGAGAACGGTAACGAAGCCATCAAGAGGATTGAGGAACAGGTCTTCGATGTCGTATTGACAGATTACAAGATGCCCGCGAAGAACGGACTTGAAATCTTGCATCACAGCAAGATGATAAATGAATCGACTGCCGTCATCGTCATGACCGCTTTCGGCACGGTCGAGAACGCCGTGGAGGCCATGAAGAAGGGGGCCTTCGATTACATCCAGAAACCGTTCAACATTGACGAGATTGAATTGAGAGTTGACCGGGCCATCCAGCAGAAGAAGATCCTGGACCGAGTTAACTTCTTTGATCGCCAGAGGTCCTCGGTTGGGTTCTCGG
This genomic interval from Acidobacteriota bacterium contains the following:
- a CDS encoding dockerin type I domain-containing protein, producing MNMRKICLIFFVSLGLIIFLDEIFAGTIKLSWDPVSDGSVAGYKVYFGYESGIYTYSNDVGNVTTYTLTNLQDCTKHYIAVTSYDFYGNESGYSNEVSGWPKPILEKILDASGSSIVSSAVQGETIQVYFKGTNFDEGAKPQFNPGNDIIVEFQRNSCDEIMAYITPDPQTGSGEKPAELGFREVIITNSDSIKSSPINFEIKLNENLLDTDNDGRIDGYDLTTLAIHFGTQEGDNNYEPSVDFNGDGWIDGDDLALLSSHFGENV
- a CDS encoding cohesin domain-containing protein, with protein sequence MITQSIVASFTAAKSTPDAMDVTLQKKSVSGDSFTVDVVITDVNGVYSAAFDLVYDGTILDYLNSTEGNFLKKDGASTSFIVDPQTGRLVVGASRLGQVGGVDAVGNEVLMSIAFKVRKTGSTSISFENSSLLDANVTSIQGVEWFGGTASGS
- a CDS encoding ATP-binding protein, which codes for MESSKNRDLGRKMVERGDDFFKAVIDGMQCGFISIDSSGNVVKINEIAKRILGLEGKTFSGKRFSETEATGSGHLEGVHIKNLLEPFPHLSKIMLESCHMSTLPNRDETEIQLEGKGKKKIGFTISLVKNRNGRDIGCSMFFKDLTKIEEMEEQEHLKERLAALGHMSASLAHELRNPLAAIEVNASYLKRMLRQNGEAASIIDGIISDITRLKTTINDSLSFVKPLDVNMEPCRIEDLIGKAISSSLTKHDQERIEIRKRYLNRFTPLLLDADLLVKALINILRNAVEAMEGSGTIYIELSNTGGSYDAASEREHLRGQGATAKDQKYVIIRIRDTGKGIPGEVIDKIFYPFFTTKEKGSGLGLSFTKKVVDAHKGIIDVESRVGSGTIFTIRLPIISGDRKK